A section of the Enterobacter ludwigii genome encodes:
- a CDS encoding MbeD family mobilization/exclusion protein, producing the protein MTELEKQLLSALEQLQQDYSQRLDEWESAFAEWRSMCGLMQRENAVLNERVSDLSTQVLSLSEQLRRLSGN; encoded by the coding sequence ATGACAGAGCTGGAAAAGCAGTTGCTGAGCGCATTAGAGCAGCTACAGCAGGACTACTCGCAAAGGCTGGACGAATGGGAGAGCGCCTTCGCGGAATGGCGGAGCATGTGTGGTCTTATGCAACGGGAGAACGCGGTGCTGAACGAGCGCGTGTCGGACTTGAGCACGCAGGTGCTGAGTTTAAGCGAGCAGCTGCGCCGCTTGTCCGGGAACTGA